A region from the Spirochaeta thermophila DSM 6192 genome encodes:
- a CDS encoding penicillin-binding protein 1A, with amino-acid sequence MGVQRSTLFLNVLIGVLLLWSIGTGIGVGLALAGTLNIEHFYDVGRSKVALPSKVLDVKDRLITEFFSHEKREIVSIEELPPHLIYALITREDQEFFRHNGFSVRNFFRALWNIVTGQYFSGGSTITQQVAGYLYTDRREITITRKLKELWWAFQLERNLTKKEILELYLNTMYFGAGTYGVEAASQFYFGHSARELSLAESVMLVIQLASPARYSPINHPERAKKMQWTVLQEMVRLGYATEEEAKASFDEFWRNFDYTRPQNTSAFFEREDRAPYFSEYVRQQLEERLLGTFNIYTDGFVIHTTLNLDFQEKADRYMQEGFARVNAVYRSNRSRARSKAEQEFIPVLDMLSLAFDLPEIAAGERRRMQDAKQYAMDNLFPVLEMSTNLFDIQELATPIERENRKRQQERGRTRVEGALITLENDTGYILAMVGGSSFEQINQFNRAVQAKVQPGSSFKPLYYSAAIDSRKFTPATLIYDAPVVFWNDDGTPYTPLNYRGEWKGYVTVREALSHSMNVPSLKVLDAIGFDAAIERAALLLGISDPTEIARTFPRKYPLGLGVITVSPIQMARAYAVFASGGKEVTPLAIRYVEDRNGRIVLEPEKELREEQKRKGDAIYLISPQTAYIMTSLLQSTVEEGTLRYARQLVGGFPMPMAGKTGTTQNWSDVWTVGFSPYFTTAVWFGFDQPGNSLGVNQTGAVTAGPVWARYMKAIHEDLPPKDFPKPSRGIVEVEVTEHGLLPPPGYTGEVRTEVFLTGTEPKEFDSIVEFEQERDQILESKLFDSLLVQDTPDELPLSIGIELDPEIRNLMESLDAEPSATPGGGIAPTPQEELDLSSNPLLD; translated from the coding sequence ATGGGTGTGCAGCGCTCCACTCTGTTCCTCAACGTACTCATAGGCGTGCTCCTCCTCTGGTCGATCGGCACGGGCATAGGGGTGGGTCTCGCCCTCGCCGGAACCCTCAACATCGAGCACTTCTACGACGTGGGAAGGAGCAAGGTGGCGCTGCCGAGCAAGGTCCTCGACGTGAAGGACCGGCTCATCACCGAGTTCTTTTCACACGAGAAGCGGGAGATCGTCTCCATAGAGGAACTCCCTCCCCACCTCATCTACGCCCTCATCACCCGTGAAGACCAGGAGTTCTTTCGGCACAACGGGTTCAGCGTGAGGAACTTCTTCCGTGCCCTCTGGAACATCGTCACGGGTCAGTACTTCTCCGGCGGGAGCACCATCACCCAGCAGGTGGCGGGCTACCTCTACACCGATCGACGGGAGATCACCATCACCAGGAAGCTCAAGGAGTTGTGGTGGGCCTTCCAACTCGAACGGAACCTTACAAAGAAGGAAATCCTGGAACTCTACCTGAACACCATGTACTTCGGCGCCGGGACCTACGGCGTGGAGGCTGCATCCCAGTTCTACTTCGGTCACTCGGCACGGGAACTCTCACTCGCCGAATCGGTGATGCTGGTGATCCAGCTCGCGAGCCCCGCCAGATACTCCCCCATCAACCATCCCGAGCGGGCAAAGAAGATGCAGTGGACCGTACTCCAGGAGATGGTACGGCTGGGGTATGCCACCGAGGAGGAAGCCAAGGCATCGTTCGACGAGTTCTGGCGCAACTTCGACTACACCCGGCCCCAGAACACCTCGGCCTTCTTCGAACGCGAGGACAGGGCCCCGTACTTCTCGGAGTACGTGCGACAGCAGCTCGAGGAGCGGCTCCTTGGGACCTTCAACATCTACACCGATGGTTTCGTGATCCACACCACCCTCAACCTCGACTTCCAGGAAAAGGCCGACAGGTACATGCAGGAAGGATTCGCCCGGGTGAACGCGGTCTACCGGTCGAACAGGTCCCGGGCCAGGTCCAAGGCCGAGCAGGAGTTCATCCCGGTGCTCGACATGCTCTCCCTGGCCTTCGACCTCCCTGAGATCGCCGCGGGCGAGAGGCGGCGCATGCAGGACGCGAAGCAGTACGCCATGGACAACCTCTTCCCCGTGCTGGAGATGAGCACCAATCTCTTCGACATACAGGAACTCGCCACCCCCATCGAGCGTGAAAACCGGAAGCGCCAGCAGGAGCGGGGTCGCACGAGGGTCGAAGGGGCTCTCATCACCCTCGAGAACGATACGGGTTACATCCTCGCCATGGTCGGAGGAAGCTCGTTCGAACAGATCAACCAGTTCAACCGCGCGGTCCAGGCCAAGGTGCAGCCCGGTTCCTCGTTCAAGCCACTCTACTACTCGGCGGCGATCGACTCCAGGAAGTTCACGCCCGCCACCCTCATCTACGACGCACCCGTGGTCTTCTGGAACGACGACGGCACACCGTACACCCCCCTCAACTACCGGGGCGAGTGGAAGGGCTACGTGACCGTGAGGGAGGCACTCTCCCACTCGATGAACGTCCCCTCCCTCAAGGTGCTCGACGCCATCGGGTTCGACGCGGCGATCGAACGAGCGGCCCTCCTTCTGGGGATCTCCGACCCGACCGAGATCGCCCGGACCTTCCCCCGGAAGTATCCCCTGGGCCTGGGCGTGATCACCGTCTCCCCCATACAGATGGCACGGGCCTACGCGGTGTTCGCAAGCGGCGGCAAGGAGGTGACCCCCCTCGCCATCCGCTACGTGGAGGACCGCAACGGGAGGATCGTGCTCGAACCGGAAAAGGAGCTCCGCGAGGAGCAGAAGCGCAAGGGGGACGCCATCTATCTCATCAGCCCCCAGACCGCCTACATCATGACGAGCCTGCTCCAGAGCACGGTGGAGGAGGGAACCCTCCGCTACGCCCGTCAGCTCGTGGGAGGGTTTCCCATGCCCATGGCCGGCAAGACGGGTACCACCCAGAACTGGTCCGACGTATGGACCGTGGGCTTCTCCCCCTACTTCACCACGGCCGTCTGGTTCGGCTTCGACCAGCCCGGCAACTCCCTCGGCGTCAACCAGACGGGCGCGGTCACCGCAGGTCCGGTGTGGGCCCGCTACATGAAGGCCATCCACGAGGATCTCCCGCCTAAAGACTTCCCCAAACCCTCACGGGGGATCGTGGAAGTGGAGGTGACCGAGCACGGGCTGCTGCCCCCACCCGGCTACACCGGCGAAGTCCGCACGGAGGTCTTCCTCACTGGCACGGAACCCAAGGAATTCGACAGCATCGTGGAGTTCGAGCAGGAGCGGGATCAGATCTTGGAATCGAAACTCTTCGACTCCCTCCTGGTGCAGGACACACCGGACGAGCTGCCCCTCTCCATCGGGATAGAACTCGATCCGGAGATCAGGAACCTCATGGAGAGTCTGGATGCCGAACCGTCCGCCACCCCCGGCGGAGGGATCGCGCCGACGCCGCAGGAGGAGCTGGACCTCTCCTCCAATCCCTTGCTCGACTAA
- a CDS encoding class I SAM-dependent methyltransferase, with the protein MRFADPPVVTVSLGASEREIEWACSLARELDLVLVPRGDRSLEDLAAASGASAVLVVGKDGLSLFHAGRRYVFHPNMAVLRVDRLRKGVEDRLVAVAGLGAGDRVLDCTCGMAADAVVASFVVGEGGEVRALEASPVLASLVRGGLASYVHPDARLCEAMRRVEVLTADYRDYLAQEDSGSWDVVLFDPMFESTYDASRGIDLVRILAREGLPDREDIERARRVARRCVVVKDRPPGALIRRLGVDVVHRSRKVWYGVAEGTASRS; encoded by the coding sequence ATGCGGTTCGCGGATCCCCCGGTGGTGACTGTCTCTCTCGGAGCCTCGGAGCGGGAGATCGAGTGGGCGTGCTCGCTCGCGAGAGAACTGGACCTCGTCCTCGTGCCTCGCGGAGATCGCAGCCTGGAGGATCTGGCGGCCGCATCCGGAGCCTCCGCGGTGCTGGTGGTGGGCAAGGATGGCCTCTCCCTGTTCCACGCAGGGAGACGGTACGTCTTCCACCCCAACATGGCCGTCCTGAGGGTCGATCGCCTCCGGAAGGGGGTGGAGGACAGGCTCGTGGCGGTGGCGGGGCTCGGGGCCGGAGACCGGGTGCTCGACTGCACGTGCGGGATGGCAGCCGATGCCGTGGTGGCATCCTTCGTGGTGGGGGAGGGGGGCGAGGTGCGCGCCCTCGAGGCCTCGCCCGTCCTCGCCTCCCTGGTGCGGGGCGGTCTCGCTTCGTACGTCCACCCCGATGCGAGGCTCTGCGAGGCCATGCGGCGGGTGGAGGTGCTCACCGCCGACTACAGGGACTACCTCGCTCAGGAGGATTCGGGCTCGTGGGACGTGGTTCTCTTCGACCCCATGTTCGAGTCCACCTACGACGCCTCACGCGGGATCGACCTCGTGAGGATCCTCGCGAGGGAGGGGCTGCCCGACAGGGAGGACATCGAGAGGGCGCGGCGTGTGGCTCGGCGGTGTGTGGTGGTGAAGGATCGGCCGCCGGGCGCTCTCATCCGTCGTCTCGGGGTGGATGTGGTCCACCGCTCGCGGAAGGTCTGGTATGGGGTTGCGGAGGGGACGGCCTCACGATCGTAG
- a CDS encoding PEGA domain-containing protein, with protein sequence MMLVLAILLSVPLGGEEIRGLRTKVWDGRDGGPIPLFLEEVLVITIPPEERDLYAGLELRITVPRKLQGVQGIAGILYRGILPAPSPERRVYQGTRTFFQILPTSTEVVIQVPFPSSDFVPGGPGVFPTPAVAPDDFPLAFVLTPVMKGLPSSASSQAFECTVLPLYARKGYLRLRIEGLDDEEIPACTFFIDGKEISYTGDPILLSSGLHSLTIKGPAFSPLEKTFAVEKGKTTELVVEVERAHPSLLFHVPEIAEIFLDGEKIDAAPRELLPITTGTHSVVIKVGDYSITREFEVTENVTYTITLLLDLHIEEPAH encoded by the coding sequence ATGATGCTCGTGCTCGCCATCCTCCTCTCTGTGCCCCTTGGGGGGGAGGAGATCCGAGGCCTCAGGACGAAGGTGTGGGACGGCAGGGACGGAGGCCCCATTCCTCTCTTCCTGGAGGAGGTCCTCGTGATCACCATACCTCCTGAGGAGAGGGATCTGTACGCAGGGCTCGAGCTGCGGATCACCGTCCCCCGGAAGCTCCAGGGTGTGCAGGGGATCGCGGGGATTCTGTACCGTGGGATCCTTCCCGCGCCCTCCCCGGAGCGGAGGGTCTACCAGGGGACGCGCACGTTCTTCCAGATCCTCCCGACCTCCACCGAGGTGGTCATACAGGTCCCCTTCCCCTCCTCGGATTTCGTTCCCGGAGGTCCGGGGGTCTTCCCCACCCCGGCCGTCGCACCCGACGACTTCCCCCTCGCCTTCGTCCTCACCCCTGTGATGAAGGGTCTCCCCTCCTCGGCCTCCTCACAGGCCTTCGAGTGCACCGTGCTCCCTCTCTACGCCCGGAAAGGGTATCTCCGCCTCAGGATAGAGGGCCTCGACGACGAGGAAATCCCGGCATGCACCTTCTTCATAGACGGGAAGGAAATCTCCTACACGGGCGATCCGATCCTGCTCTCGAGCGGCCTCCACTCCCTCACCATAAAGGGGCCCGCGTTCTCCCCCCTGGAGAAGACGTTCGCGGTGGAGAAGGGCAAGACCACGGAACTGGTCGTGGAGGTCGAGAGGGCGCATCCCTCGCTCCTCTTCCACGTGCCCGAGATCGCCGAGATCTTCCTCGACGGAGAGAAGATAGACGCGGCGCCCCGGGAACTGCTCCCCATCACCACGGGCACCCACAGCGTGGTGATCAAGGTGGGGGACTACTCCATCACCAGGGAGTTCGAGGTCACCGAGAACGTCACCTATACCATCACCCTGCTCCTCGACCTGCACATAGAGGAGCCGGCACACTAG
- a CDS encoding LysM peptidoglycan-binding domain-containing M23 family metallopeptidase, whose product MGRVFLLSCILTLPSLAQPWYPLIRDLSSSDPLFKQLLADVASSHLAASRTDADPPPLLLYLYVPSPSDTLMTIAAAANIPYDAIATLNRLQHPDDLIPGTPLLLPNQPGLFVPTEPRTDFEQYLAVSPRSSQGREVVVHTGEASTRFLFHPGEGFTPLERLLFLNVFFQMPVKGARITSTFGHRISPITGKTSFHYGIDLAVSEGTPVYPAREGKVVATGKDPVLGLYIIIAHAGGYKTLYGHLEEITVAEGEEVVLSSVIGRVGTTGLTTGPHLHFGTQLGERWKDPLQFLRR is encoded by the coding sequence ATGGGACGCGTCTTCCTCCTTTCGTGCATCCTCACCCTCCCCTCGCTCGCCCAGCCATGGTATCCCCTCATCCGGGACCTCTCCTCCTCCGATCCCCTCTTCAAGCAACTCCTCGCCGACGTTGCATCCTCCCACCTCGCCGCATCCCGCACCGACGCCGATCCTCCCCCTCTCCTCCTCTACCTCTACGTGCCCTCCCCCTCCGACACCCTCATGACCATCGCCGCCGCCGCCAACATACCCTACGATGCGATCGCAACCCTCAACAGGCTCCAACACCCCGACGATCTCATCCCGGGGACGCCCCTCCTCCTCCCCAATCAGCCCGGGCTCTTCGTCCCCACCGAGCCGCGCACCGACTTCGAGCAGTATCTGGCCGTCTCACCCAGGAGCAGCCAAGGTCGGGAGGTGGTGGTCCACACGGGAGAAGCCTCCACGCGCTTCCTCTTCCACCCGGGTGAGGGGTTCACCCCTCTGGAACGCCTCCTCTTCCTCAACGTCTTCTTCCAGATGCCCGTGAAGGGAGCGAGGATCACCAGCACCTTCGGGCACAGGATCAGCCCCATCACGGGAAAGACCTCGTTCCACTACGGCATCGACCTCGCCGTATCCGAAGGCACGCCCGTGTATCCCGCCCGCGAAGGAAAGGTGGTGGCAACTGGAAAAGATCCGGTCCTTGGGCTATATATTATCATAGCACACGCGGGGGGCTATAAGACCCTCTACGGCCACCTCGAGGAGATCACGGTGGCCGAGGGAGAGGAGGTCGTGCTCTCTTCCGTGATCGGACGCGTGGGAACCACGGGCTTGACCACCGGACCCCACCTCCACTTCGGCACCCAATTGGGGGAGAGATGGAAAGATCCTCTACAGTTCCTGCGAAGATGA
- a CDS encoding tetratricopeptide repeat protein: MRHAHLLFALPLILASCSSQPPVPEERFEVRNQAASYLTYGWDYFTKGRYAQAEALFLRALHENLSVDHIPGVIRSYLALAEVAIARGDETGAGAALTRAEELLVLTDDRLLSYEVRSGRASFLQRTGRMEEARAMLDSLIASSSDVEKEHPEKVATVYHNMALMLAREGRREEAKAYLERAAALNERAKDQRGLAANYYVLASIAASEGDTETAVALLQESLSHDKRAEHAPGIALSLTTLGDLYLERGEDELAYLSYTRALGIWTAMGEDRRGNAILEKLLPLAEKLGKEEELSWFVGILRGRPDLPDQEEGSKGVTP; this comes from the coding sequence ATGAGGCACGCACACCTGCTCTTCGCTCTCCCCTTGATCCTCGCATCCTGCTCGAGTCAGCCGCCCGTACCCGAGGAACGTTTCGAGGTGCGCAACCAGGCGGCATCCTACCTCACGTACGGGTGGGACTACTTCACCAAGGGGCGCTACGCCCAGGCCGAGGCCCTCTTCCTGCGGGCCCTCCATGAGAACCTCTCCGTGGACCACATCCCGGGGGTGATCCGCTCCTATCTCGCCCTCGCCGAGGTGGCCATCGCCCGAGGCGACGAGACGGGAGCCGGGGCGGCCCTCACCCGGGCGGAGGAGCTCCTCGTCCTCACCGACGACCGGCTCCTCTCATACGAGGTTCGCTCCGGCAGGGCCTCCTTCCTCCAGCGCACAGGACGGATGGAGGAGGCACGAGCGATGCTCGACTCGCTCATCGCCTCCTCGTCGGACGTGGAGAAGGAACACCCGGAAAAGGTGGCCACCGTGTACCACAACATGGCCCTCATGCTCGCACGGGAAGGGCGACGGGAGGAGGCGAAGGCCTATCTCGAACGTGCGGCGGCCCTCAACGAGAGGGCGAAGGATCAGCGGGGACTCGCCGCCAACTACTACGTCCTCGCCTCCATCGCCGCCTCCGAGGGGGATACGGAGACCGCCGTGGCCCTGCTCCAGGAATCCCTTTCACATGACAAGAGGGCCGAACATGCCCCCGGGATCGCCCTCTCCCTCACGACCCTCGGGGACCTCTACCTCGAAAGAGGGGAAGACGAGCTCGCCTATCTTTCCTACACCAGGGCCTTAGGCATATGGACGGCGATGGGAGAGGACCGTCGCGGGAATGCGATCCTCGAAAAGCTCCTCCCCCTCGCAGAGAAACTCGGGAAGGAGGAGGAACTCTCGTGGTTTGTGGGAATACTGAGGGGACGACCCGACCTCCCCGACCAGGAGGAAGGATCCAAAGGAGTGACGCCGTGA
- a CDS encoding MlaD family protein, with translation MKFKIRFASQIVGLFVLGGLVALVGVLILLGVNQRWFSKNYHFYTYFSETHGIKPGMGIQFKGFAIGKVTDITLDEDNRVKVFLYIEDRFYDKVYEDSVLAVVSNPLGLGGGLVFYQGKTPTPPLPEGSLIPSLDFEEGRRLVEEGRVDVPPGADAITRLLGEVEPVLQNLNTVLLSLDRTLTTVEAGLSGNEGVALGAVLQRIEGIAANIETLSAGLSEVEGLVPRLLGARGSLAKILDDEMELYSTIEASLSELEAAISNLRQFTEFLTSTEPQLVGTLEEGKQAIRRGREVLEGIRNNPLIRGGIPEEQTQETLLEPLREGAFR, from the coding sequence ATGAAATTCAAGATACGCTTCGCATCCCAGATCGTGGGTCTCTTCGTACTGGGAGGCCTCGTGGCCCTCGTCGGGGTCCTCATCCTCCTCGGCGTGAACCAGCGGTGGTTCTCGAAGAACTACCACTTCTATACGTACTTCTCCGAAACCCATGGGATCAAGCCGGGGATGGGCATCCAGTTCAAGGGCTTCGCCATCGGGAAGGTCACCGACATCACCCTCGACGAGGACAACCGGGTGAAGGTCTTCCTCTACATCGAAGATCGGTTCTACGACAAGGTCTACGAGGACTCGGTGCTCGCCGTGGTCTCGAACCCACTCGGGTTGGGAGGGGGCCTCGTCTTCTACCAGGGGAAGACGCCCACCCCGCCACTCCCCGAGGGGAGCCTCATCCCCTCGCTCGACTTCGAGGAAGGAAGACGCCTCGTGGAAGAGGGACGTGTGGACGTTCCTCCGGGCGCCGACGCGATCACCCGGCTCCTGGGGGAGGTGGAGCCCGTGCTCCAGAACCTCAACACCGTACTCCTCTCCCTCGATCGGACCCTCACCACGGTGGAGGCAGGGCTCTCGGGGAACGAGGGAGTGGCCCTGGGCGCCGTGCTCCAACGGATAGAAGGGATCGCCGCCAACATCGAGACCCTCTCCGCAGGGCTGTCCGAGGTGGAAGGGCTCGTCCCCCGGCTCCTGGGTGCCCGGGGATCCCTCGCCAAGATACTCGACGACGAGATGGAACTCTACAGCACGATAGAGGCGAGTCTCAGCGAACTCGAGGCGGCGATCTCGAACCTCAGGCAGTTCACCGAATTCCTCACCTCGACCGAGCCCCAACTCGTGGGTACCCTCGAAGAGGGGAAACAGGCCATCCGGAGGGGAAGGGAGGTCCTGGAAGGAATCCGGAACAATCCCCTCATCCGCGGTGGGATACCCGAGGAACAGACGCAGGAGACCCTTCTCGAACCTCTACGTGAAGGAGCCTTCCGATGA
- a CDS encoding ATP-binding cassette domain-containing protein gives MRRSCIRLEEVTATIEGVSILKEITLEVPEGMTTVIMGLSGSGKSTLLKVMNGLKEIEKGRIIFGEEEITRLSHERLLSMRRQTAFVFQDAALWANMSLLQNLTLPVLQRDPSADRQALLRRIERMCEEFLFDDDLSLRPSQISLGERKIASFMRALLVEPRVLFLDEPTSSVDPAVCERMIQRLRKEKGKGVSIIAATNDPRVCANLADEVIILKEGRLVETGSLSQVIRSTNPETIEALSDVLSQAASYDMDILSLLDGEDVWQGGSP, from the coding sequence ATGAGACGGAGTTGTATACGCCTGGAAGAGGTGACCGCGACCATAGAAGGGGTATCCATCCTCAAGGAGATCACCTTGGAGGTGCCCGAAGGCATGACCACCGTGATCATGGGCCTCTCCGGATCGGGCAAGTCCACCCTCCTCAAAGTGATGAACGGACTCAAGGAGATAGAGAAAGGCCGGATCATCTTCGGGGAAGAGGAGATCACCCGGCTCTCCCACGAGCGACTCCTCTCGATGAGGAGGCAGACCGCCTTCGTGTTTCAAGACGCGGCACTGTGGGCGAACATGAGCCTGCTCCAGAACCTCACCCTCCCGGTGCTCCAGAGGGATCCCTCGGCCGACAGGCAGGCCCTCTTGCGAAGGATCGAGCGTATGTGCGAAGAGTTCCTCTTCGACGACGACCTCTCCCTCCGCCCTTCCCAGATCTCTCTGGGGGAAAGGAAGATCGCCTCGTTCATGAGGGCCCTCCTCGTCGAACCGCGCGTCCTCTTCCTCGACGAGCCCACCTCATCGGTGGATCCGGCCGTCTGTGAGCGGATGATCCAGCGCCTGAGGAAGGAGAAGGGGAAAGGGGTGAGCATCATCGCAGCCACGAACGACCCAAGGGTCTGTGCCAACCTCGCCGACGAGGTGATCATCCTGAAAGAGGGACGTCTGGTGGAGACCGGCTCCCTCTCGCAGGTGATCCGAAGCACCAATCCCGAGACCATCGAGGCCCTCTCCGACGTGCTCAGCCAGGCGGCGAGTTACGACATGGACATCCTCTCCCTCCTCGATGGAGAAGACGTGTGGCAGGGGGGTTCGCCATGA
- a CDS encoding ABC transporter permease codes for MSGDILSSLGNRAIARTHDILYGIGYVATVIKETVLFFRKRRGEAGRVLVLQILFTGVEALNVIALLALGIGALIIIQGVSLLPQFGQGDLVYPILIAVITRELGPILTAFIVTARSGTAIATEIGTMVVSHEIEAYMAFGIDPISYLVVPRFLGAIVAVTLLNVYFNIFGLLGSFFVTSLIHPIQFAEYFHNLLLRLKPVDILSSLVKSATFGAVIALVGTYSGFQVERASTEIPQVAIKAVGKGFVYCIVADALLTLVYYL; via the coding sequence ATGAGCGGAGACATCCTCAGCTCCCTGGGAAATCGGGCCATCGCTCGTACACACGACATCCTCTACGGCATAGGGTACGTGGCCACGGTCATCAAGGAGACCGTCCTCTTTTTCCGCAAACGACGGGGGGAAGCCGGGAGGGTCCTCGTCCTTCAGATACTCTTCACCGGCGTGGAGGCCCTCAACGTCATCGCCCTCCTCGCCCTGGGGATAGGGGCCCTCATCATCATCCAGGGCGTCTCCCTCCTCCCCCAGTTCGGACAGGGAGACCTGGTCTACCCCATCCTCATCGCGGTGATCACCCGGGAGCTGGGTCCCATCCTCACGGCCTTCATCGTGACCGCTCGATCGGGAACCGCCATCGCCACCGAGATCGGCACCATGGTGGTCTCCCACGAGATCGAGGCCTACATGGCATTCGGCATAGACCCCATCTCCTATCTCGTGGTACCCCGGTTCCTCGGCGCCATCGTGGCCGTCACCCTCCTCAACGTCTACTTCAATATCTTCGGACTCCTGGGTTCCTTCTTCGTGACCTCTCTCATCCACCCTATACAGTTCGCCGAGTACTTCCACAACCTGCTCCTCAGGCTGAAGCCGGTGGACATCCTCTCCTCCCTGGTGAAGAGCGCCACCTTCGGGGCCGTGATCGCCCTGGTCGGGACCTACAGCGGGTTCCAGGTGGAACGCGCCTCCACCGAGATACCGCAGGTGGCCATAAAGGCGGTAGGCAAGGGATTCGTCTACTGCATCGTGGCCGATGCACTCCTCACCCTGGTGTACTACCTATGA
- a CDS encoding PHP domain-containing protein: MEAMRLDLHTHSTASDGALSPSLLIKEAARLGIGLLALTDHDTTSGLEEASRAAREEGISFIPGIEMEVAHEGGEFHLLGLGIDASNPVLGYLLADLRRRRHERNVRIIHRMREAGIEVSLEDMEEVQGVVTRPHFARLLVARGLARSIPEAMEEYLNYGRPFYEPKAGCTLEEAVRAIHAAGGLAVIAHPVSLGIPDEELVRRFADYREAGVDGVEAYHYSHSLEEARKFSRTAASLGLLVSAGSDFHGKDRRDVDLGTTAGGLTITSSLIPDLIERLSHCGVCT, encoded by the coding sequence ATGGAAGCTATGCGGCTCGATCTGCACACGCACAGCACCGCCTCGGATGGGGCCCTCTCCCCCTCCCTCCTCATAAAGGAGGCCGCCCGCCTGGGCATCGGGCTCCTCGCCCTCACCGATCATGATACTACGTCGGGGCTCGAGGAGGCATCACGCGCCGCACGGGAGGAAGGGATCTCCTTCATCCCGGGGATCGAGATGGAAGTGGCCCACGAGGGCGGCGAATTCCACCTCCTCGGGCTCGGGATCGATGCCTCGAACCCCGTGCTCGGGTATCTGCTCGCAGACTTGAGGAGACGCCGCCACGAGCGCAATGTCCGCATCATCCACAGGATGCGCGAAGCGGGCATAGAGGTCTCCCTCGAGGACATGGAGGAGGTGCAGGGGGTGGTCACGCGTCCGCACTTCGCCCGCCTTCTGGTGGCGAGAGGCCTGGCTCGATCCATCCCCGAGGCCATGGAGGAATATCTCAACTACGGGAGGCCCTTCTACGAGCCCAAGGCAGGGTGCACCTTGGAGGAGGCCGTGAGGGCCATCCATGCGGCGGGGGGGCTCGCCGTGATCGCACATCCCGTGAGCCTCGGGATCCCGGACGAGGAGCTCGTTCGGCGCTTCGCCGACTACCGTGAGGCGGGGGTGGACGGGGTAGAAGCCTACCACTACTCCCACTCCCTGGAGGAGGCACGGAAGTTCTCCCGGACTGCCGCCTCGCTGGGCCTCCTCGTCTCGGCGGGCTCGGACTTCCACGGCAAGGACAGGCGGGATGTGGACCTGGGCACCACCGCGGGGGGGCTCACGATCACCTCATCCCTCATCCCGGACTTGATCGAACGACTTTCCCACTGCGGAGTCTGTACATGA
- a CDS encoding cyclic nucleotide-binding domain-containing protein — translation MPRTVHYKASSVIYFEGDVGDKAYILREGEIVLTSTDLETGQEVHERIGKGEFFGVKSSVGRYPREETAMVLSDAEVLEFSASEFEGFLLKNPRVMMKMLKVLSRQLRRIHKRVQTLLAVSEEVNPEEGLFSICKYYIEKQQFSQAAYALGRYLAYYPDGVHVEEVKAALTRVQAAQARGGTGALSIPSPEPRKPSLSSAEKDFYEAESLFGQERYEEALASFTRIAEGSDQEDVRRRALFESGRCLMAMARYDEVIQHYSRFARDFSDAPETSEALFLIARAYEEKGDGARAGALYRKVLSLPGVSSEVVKKARKALRGLEERV, via the coding sequence ATGCCCCGAACCGTCCACTACAAAGCGAGCTCCGTGATCTATTTCGAAGGGGATGTGGGAGACAAGGCCTACATCCTCCGCGAAGGAGAGATCGTCCTCACCTCCACCGATCTCGAGACGGGCCAGGAGGTGCACGAACGGATAGGCAAGGGGGAATTCTTCGGTGTCAAGTCGAGCGTGGGGCGCTATCCCCGGGAGGAGACTGCGATGGTCCTCTCCGACGCCGAGGTGCTGGAGTTCTCCGCCTCTGAGTTCGAGGGCTTCCTCCTCAAGAACCCCCGGGTGATGATGAAGATGCTCAAGGTGCTCTCCCGTCAGCTCCGACGTATCCACAAGCGGGTTCAGACCTTGCTCGCCGTCTCGGAGGAGGTGAATCCCGAAGAGGGCCTCTTTTCTATCTGCAAGTACTACATCGAGAAACAGCAGTTCTCACAGGCCGCCTACGCCCTCGGCCGGTACCTCGCCTACTATCCGGATGGCGTCCACGTGGAGGAGGTGAAGGCCGCCCTCACCCGCGTACAGGCTGCCCAGGCGAGAGGGGGTACGGGTGCGCTTTCCATCCCGTCGCCCGAGCCCAGGAAGCCCTCCCTCTCGTCCGCGGAGAAGGACTTCTACGAGGCAGAGAGCCTGTTCGGCCAGGAACGGTACGAGGAGGCCCTTGCCTCCTTCACCCGGATTGCAGAGGGATCCGACCAGGAGGATGTCCGGCGCAGGGCCCTCTTCGAGTCGGGGAGGTGTCTCATGGCCATGGCGCGTTACGACGAGGTCATCCAGCACTACTCACGGTTCGCACGGGACTTCTCCGACGCACCGGAGACCTCGGAGGCCCTCTTCCTCATCGCCCGTGCCTACGAGGAGAAGGGCGATGGAGCACGGGCAGGGGCACTCTACCGTAAGGTGCTCTCCCTCCCGGGAGTGAGCAGCGAAGTGGTGAAGAAGGCGCGGAAGGCACTCAGGGGCCTGGAGGAACGGGTATGA